A single genomic interval of Siphonobacter curvatus harbors:
- a CDS encoding glycerophosphodiester phosphodiesterase family protein translates to MKRLWYALLFSGLVLPRVQAQQTLDVQAHRGGMGLVPENTVTSMIHAVRLGCRTLELDCVISADQKVVVSHDPYMSSVFMRKPDGSDITKEEEKSYALYQMKYDSIRTFDAGSKPHPNFPLQRKMKTYKPLLSEVIDSVETYVRKHHLKPVAYNIETKCSPQGDGKYNPSPDVFVQLLMQVIQQKGIATRVTIQSFDVRTLQELHKKYPNQSLSLLLYNQDSVADNLAKLGFKPQYYSPHYTLVTPESVKEVHEKKMRMLPWTVDDQKDMQRMASYGVDGIISNHPERLIALYGSYQKK, encoded by the coding sequence ATGAAACGTCTTTGGTACGCGTTGCTTTTCAGTGGACTGGTACTTCCGCGTGTACAAGCCCAACAAACCCTCGATGTACAGGCCCACCGGGGCGGTATGGGCCTAGTTCCGGAAAACACGGTTACATCCATGATTCATGCGGTACGGCTAGGCTGTCGGACGCTGGAGCTAGATTGCGTTATTTCGGCCGACCAGAAAGTGGTGGTTTCCCACGATCCGTATATGTCGTCTGTTTTCATGAGGAAACCTGATGGTAGCGACATCACAAAAGAAGAAGAAAAGTCCTACGCTCTCTATCAAATGAAGTATGACAGCATCCGGACCTTCGATGCCGGAAGTAAACCCCACCCGAACTTTCCGCTGCAACGGAAGATGAAAACGTATAAGCCACTGCTCTCGGAAGTGATTGATAGCGTGGAAACTTACGTTCGCAAACATCATTTGAAACCGGTTGCGTATAACATTGAAACCAAATGTTCGCCGCAAGGCGACGGAAAGTACAATCCTTCACCGGATGTATTCGTACAACTGCTCATGCAGGTCATCCAGCAAAAAGGCATCGCTACCCGCGTCACCATTCAGTCTTTCGACGTGCGTACCCTTCAGGAACTCCACAAAAAGTACCCTAATCAAAGCTTGTCGTTGCTACTTTATAACCAAGACAGCGTAGCCGATAACCTGGCAAAACTGGGATTCAAGCCACAGTACTACAGTCCGCATTACACCCTGGTCACTCCCGAAAGTGTGAAAGAAGTACACGAAAAGAAGATGCGAATGTTACCCTGGACGGTCGATGATCAAAAAGATATGCAACGTATGGCGTCCTACGGCGTCGACGGCATTATCTCAAACCATCCCGAACGGTTGATCGCGTTATATGGGAGTTATCAGAAGAAATAA
- a CDS encoding MATE family efflux transporter → MKTEAFKTIRLALPIIIGELAQMALHIIDTAMVGSINYKQLAAVSLVFNAMNIPFVIGIGMTISVSQMVSMAHGQNDARQVSHYLYNGFCICALTALLISFTLFFGKDILFHLGQDPEVATLAVPFMQLMGISIIPMLLFMTLKQFTDGLEQTRTAMLFSLAAMPINIFINWLLIYGNWGFPRLELLGAAWGTLITRTVITLALGAVILTHHSYKKYIQLRKEEWYLRRSTIQELLHIGVPSSLQVGMEAGAFAVSGIIIGTIGAVAQASHQIALSCASATFMVSMGLAQAGSIRVSNAFGRSDWPLIATIGKSTLLTALAYGVCCALGFVLLKDHLPHFFNSNAEVVSLASMLLLFAAIFQISDATQAIGAGLLRGIKDVRTPTLLIAVAYWVVGIPMGYWFAFHGGMGASGMWLGFISGLTFASIFLIARFLRMSKRNAPVLVS, encoded by the coding sequence ATGAAAACGGAAGCCTTCAAAACTATTCGATTAGCTTTACCCATCATTATTGGTGAACTCGCTCAAATGGCCCTGCACATCATTGATACAGCCATGGTGGGGTCCATTAATTACAAACAACTGGCCGCTGTTTCACTGGTATTCAATGCCATGAATATTCCCTTTGTGATCGGTATCGGCATGACCATTTCCGTTTCCCAGATGGTATCCATGGCCCACGGTCAGAACGACGCCCGTCAGGTTTCCCATTACCTGTACAATGGCTTTTGCATCTGTGCCCTAACGGCCCTGCTAATTTCATTTACACTGTTTTTCGGGAAGGACATCCTCTTTCACTTGGGTCAGGACCCGGAAGTAGCCACGCTGGCCGTACCCTTTATGCAGTTGATGGGGATTTCCATTATTCCCATGCTGCTGTTCATGACACTCAAGCAATTCACGGATGGCCTCGAACAAACCCGCACAGCCATGCTGTTTTCGCTGGCGGCCATGCCCATTAACATTTTCATTAACTGGCTGTTGATTTATGGCAACTGGGGCTTTCCGCGACTCGAACTACTGGGAGCCGCCTGGGGTACGCTCATCACCCGTACAGTGATTACCCTAGCATTGGGAGCGGTTATTCTGACCCACCATTCGTATAAAAAGTACATTCAGCTACGGAAAGAGGAATGGTACCTGCGTCGCTCGACGATTCAGGAATTGCTGCACATTGGGGTACCCAGTAGCCTGCAGGTCGGCATGGAGGCGGGAGCCTTCGCCGTTTCGGGCATCATCATCGGTACGATTGGTGCCGTCGCTCAGGCGTCCCACCAGATTGCCCTGAGTTGTGCGTCGGCTACGTTTATGGTCTCGATGGGACTGGCTCAGGCGGGTTCCATCCGGGTCAGCAATGCGTTTGGTCGTTCGGACTGGCCGTTGATAGCTACCATTGGCAAGAGTACGTTACTAACGGCCCTAGCTTACGGCGTTTGCTGTGCCCTGGGTTTTGTACTACTCAAAGACCATTTACCCCATTTCTTCAACAGCAATGCGGAAGTCGTTTCGCTGGCGAGTATGCTACTGCTGTTTGCGGCCATTTTCCAGATTTCTGACGCGACGCAAGCCATTGGAGCGGGCCTCTTACGCGGGATCAAGGACGTTCGAACGCCTACCCTGCTCATTGCCGTGGCGTACTGGGTAGTGGGTATTCCGATGGGCTACTGGTTTGCCTTTCACGGCGGCATGGGAGCTTCGGGCATGTGGCTGGGCTTCATCAGTGGTCTGACGTTTGCCTCCATTTTCCTGATTGCTCGTTTTCTGCGAATGTCCAAACGAAACGCCCCGGTACTGGTCAGCTAG
- a CDS encoding Gfo/Idh/MocA family oxidoreductase, which produces MEKSRRSFLKKTALTTAGLTLGGVGMSAKSYAKIIGSNERLQVAIAGLGRRLGAYFEPIGKKDSNVELVYLCDVMQKQRESALKQFAKHIDYQPKLENDIRKVIADKDVDVLINATPDHWHAPGTWLAVQAGKHVYVEKPCSHNPREGEILVAIQKKYGKVIQMGNQQRSSPETIDIIHQIHNGVIGTPYKAVAFYVATRGEVPVPKKAPVPTGLDWDLFQGPAPRREYTHDTWDYNWHWYGWNYGTAESGNNATHELDVARWALQVDYPEHVNVEAAKRHFANDGWEMYDTMEASFRFPGNKIIQWDGKSRSGYKTYGTDRGTVIYGSTGTVYVDRDGYKLFSREGKLVKDSKAKGSEAGTALGGGGDMTTGHMVNFFEAIRGKAKQNSPIDEGAKSVLLCHLANISYRVNKPFEVDTKNGHIRDKEAMKLWSRTYEKGWEPPV; this is translated from the coding sequence ATGGAAAAATCCAGACGATCGTTTCTTAAAAAAACGGCTCTTACGACGGCCGGACTGACCCTCGGCGGGGTCGGGATGTCCGCTAAAAGTTACGCTAAAATCATCGGCTCCAACGAACGGCTACAGGTAGCCATTGCCGGATTAGGTCGGCGGTTGGGAGCCTATTTTGAACCCATTGGGAAGAAAGACAGTAACGTCGAGTTAGTATACCTCTGCGACGTAATGCAGAAGCAGCGGGAGTCGGCTCTCAAGCAGTTTGCCAAACACATCGATTATCAGCCTAAGCTTGAAAATGACATTCGGAAGGTCATTGCCGATAAGGATGTCGATGTGCTCATCAACGCTACACCCGATCATTGGCATGCTCCGGGTACCTGGCTGGCGGTACAGGCGGGCAAGCACGTGTATGTGGAGAAACCCTGTAGCCACAACCCCCGGGAAGGCGAAATTCTGGTGGCCATTCAGAAGAAATACGGCAAGGTGATTCAGATGGGGAATCAACAGCGTTCGTCGCCGGAAACCATCGATATTATCCATCAGATTCACAATGGAGTCATTGGTACGCCCTACAAAGCCGTGGCTTTTTACGTGGCTACTCGGGGAGAAGTACCAGTGCCGAAAAAAGCTCCTGTACCTACGGGGCTGGACTGGGATTTGTTTCAGGGTCCTGCTCCCCGTCGCGAATACACCCACGATACCTGGGATTACAACTGGCACTGGTACGGCTGGAATTACGGAACGGCCGAAAGCGGCAACAATGCCACGCACGAGCTGGACGTCGCCCGTTGGGCCTTGCAGGTGGATTATCCCGAACACGTGAACGTGGAAGCGGCGAAACGCCATTTTGCTAACGACGGCTGGGAGATGTACGATACCATGGAAGCGTCGTTCCGTTTTCCGGGCAACAAAATCATCCAATGGGACGGGAAAAGCCGGTCGGGTTACAAAACCTACGGTACTGACCGTGGTACCGTAATCTACGGCTCGACGGGTACGGTATACGTTGATCGGGATGGCTATAAGCTCTTCAGCCGGGAAGGCAAGCTGGTGAAAGACAGCAAAGCCAAGGGTTCCGAAGCGGGCACGGCACTGGGCGGTGGCGGTGATATGACGACTGGCCACATGGTTAATTTTTTTGAAGCCATTCGCGGAAAAGCCAAACAAAATTCACCCATCGATGAAGGAGCCAAAAGTGTATTGCTCTGCCACTTAGCGAACATTTCTTACCGCGTTAATAAACCCTTCGAAGTTGATACCAAAAACGGCCATATCCGGGATAAAGAAGCCATGAAGCTCTGGAGCCGCACTTACGAAAAAGGCTGGGAACCACCCGTTTAG
- a CDS encoding cytochrome-c peroxidase: protein MRFFFLLSVTIFIGLTAFQHEYSVDELRQLYSSGDVSRWPKPEIDSSVLGTFQEIGVLGKVNHPASNPYSEAKAKLGKLLFFDPRLSQSKQIACASCHDPELGWGDGRHLSFGHNRQNGKRNAMTILNTGHYQRLFWDGRAASLEEQVNFPVQDPLEMAQNLKTMQRNIRRVKGYRPHFAAAFGTEEVTVERIQQAIATFERTVVSPPSRFDRFVQGNARLLSDDEVLGLHLFRTKARCINCHNSPLFSDNQFHNDGQTLYGSSQQDFGKYLQTGDPKDVGKFRTPSLREVARTGPWMHHGNFPTLRDVIEYYNLGNPSPIQRRVVVDERLRPVTSPLLRKLHLTKTEQLQLEAFLKTISVPSQKINPFELPQ from the coding sequence ATGCGATTTTTCTTTCTGCTTTCGGTAACCATTTTCATCGGACTTACGGCCTTCCAGCACGAGTATTCCGTGGATGAACTCCGGCAATTGTACAGCAGTGGAGACGTTTCCCGTTGGCCTAAACCGGAAATCGATTCTTCCGTTCTAGGTACGTTTCAGGAAATCGGGGTACTGGGAAAGGTTAACCATCCGGCTTCCAACCCGTATTCGGAAGCAAAAGCGAAACTGGGCAAGCTACTCTTTTTTGATCCGCGACTTTCACAATCCAAACAGATTGCCTGTGCGTCCTGCCACGACCCGGAGCTGGGCTGGGGCGATGGCCGGCATTTGTCCTTCGGTCACAATCGCCAGAACGGCAAACGTAACGCCATGACTATTCTCAATACGGGGCATTACCAGCGGCTGTTCTGGGATGGCCGGGCGGCGAGTCTGGAAGAGCAGGTGAACTTCCCGGTACAGGACCCGCTGGAAATGGCTCAGAACCTGAAAACCATGCAGCGAAACATTCGCCGGGTAAAAGGGTACCGACCGCATTTCGCCGCCGCCTTTGGCACGGAGGAGGTGACGGTTGAACGCATTCAGCAGGCTATTGCCACGTTTGAACGAACAGTCGTTAGTCCGCCAAGTCGTTTTGATCGTTTTGTTCAGGGAAACGCCCGGCTATTGAGCGACGATGAAGTGCTGGGCTTACATTTATTCCGTACCAAAGCCCGCTGCATCAACTGCCATAACTCACCTTTATTTTCAGACAATCAGTTTCATAACGACGGGCAAACCCTGTACGGCTCTTCGCAACAGGACTTTGGAAAATATCTTCAGACGGGTGATCCAAAGGACGTTGGCAAATTTCGTACGCCTTCGCTGCGGGAGGTAGCTCGTACCGGCCCCTGGATGCACCACGGCAATTTCCCGACGCTCCGGGATGTTATTGAATACTACAACCTGGGCAACCCCTCGCCCATTCAGCGAAGGGTAGTCGTAGACGAACGACTGCGGCCTGTCACCTCACCCCTGCTCCGGAAACTTCATCTTACCAAAACGGAGCAGCTTCAGCTGGAAGCGTTTCTGAAAACGATTTCGGTGCCTTCCCAGAAAATCAATCCTTTTGAACTGCCTCAGTAG
- a CDS encoding RagB/SusD family nutrient uptake outer membrane protein translates to MFSFILSYKRLVRKLGVLGLLAVLGSCQALLDKEPQNKISLEETFQDIESATVALSGAYRSLFESNYLNGNRTFYPDLAGGNLKYSATNRQILGDVYNFTADPDAGSMNSTYAQLYSILNNLNNIITRAPQIPNGSERTRTRLVAEAMALRAMIHFDLVQLYAQPYTYTADASHPGIILNLKPILVTESQRPRSSVAECYAAILSDLEQSLVLFENSTAIWSSGSTKNYMNSSVVRALLARVYLHKADYQQAYNQANAVITSAAYRLYTNQNYVESWSQKNTSEAIFEVSVPANYTGTSLGSYFDATTAGVSTTYLQMAATNDLLQLYSPTDVRAKAHLYNTLTIAGSEYSFSKKYARGEANATGVKVIRLSELYLIRAEASARLGQLSQAYQDLNTIRTRADAEAIPLQGTDPEAALKLIWLERRKELCFEGFLLLDLSRTHQPLLRQDCQGLRCSLPYPSHFYILPLPARTVLVNPLISQNPGY, encoded by the coding sequence ATGTTTTCTTTCATACTATCATACAAACGCCTCGTGCGAAAACTGGGAGTCCTGGGCTTGCTGGCGGTATTGGGCAGTTGTCAGGCTTTGCTTGATAAAGAGCCTCAAAATAAAATTTCACTGGAAGAAACCTTTCAGGACATTGAGTCCGCTACGGTAGCCCTGAGCGGAGCCTATCGTTCGCTGTTTGAAAGTAATTACCTGAACGGAAACCGGACGTTTTATCCCGATCTGGCAGGGGGCAATCTCAAGTATTCGGCAACGAACCGGCAGATCCTGGGCGATGTGTACAACTTTACGGCCGATCCCGACGCCGGGAGCATGAACAGTACCTACGCCCAGCTGTACTCAATTCTCAACAACCTGAATAACATTATTACCCGGGCTCCGCAGATACCCAATGGCTCCGAACGTACACGAACACGGCTCGTTGCCGAAGCAATGGCACTGCGGGCAATGATTCATTTCGATCTGGTCCAGTTGTACGCCCAGCCTTATACGTACACAGCAGATGCGTCGCATCCGGGTATCATCCTGAATTTGAAACCCATTTTAGTGACGGAATCGCAGCGTCCCCGATCCAGTGTCGCGGAATGTTACGCAGCAATTCTCTCGGATTTGGAACAATCGCTGGTGCTTTTTGAAAACAGTACGGCGATTTGGAGCTCGGGTAGCACGAAAAACTACATGAACTCCTCGGTAGTGCGGGCCCTGCTGGCCCGGGTGTACCTCCACAAGGCCGATTACCAGCAGGCGTATAACCAGGCCAACGCCGTCATTACCAGTGCGGCCTATCGCCTGTATACGAATCAGAATTACGTGGAATCCTGGTCACAGAAGAATACATCCGAGGCCATTTTCGAAGTCTCTGTTCCGGCCAATTATACGGGTACGAGCCTGGGCAGTTACTTCGATGCGACCACGGCGGGCGTTTCTACTACCTATTTGCAAATGGCCGCCACCAACGACTTATTGCAGCTGTACTCGCCCACCGACGTGCGGGCCAAAGCCCACTTGTACAACACCCTTACCATTGCGGGTAGCGAATATTCTTTCAGTAAAAAGTACGCCCGGGGAGAAGCCAATGCAACGGGTGTAAAAGTCATCCGCTTGTCCGAACTCTACCTGATCCGGGCTGAAGCGTCCGCCCGCCTGGGCCAGTTGAGCCAGGCCTACCAGGATCTGAATACCATCCGGACGCGAGCCGATGCCGAGGCCATACCCTTACAGGGGACCGATCCCGAGGCGGCCTTGAAGCTGATTTGGCTCGAACGCCGTAAAGAGTTGTGTTTTGAAGGCTTCCTACTGCTAGACCTTTCACGAACCCACCAGCCGCTACTTCGACAGGACTGCCAGGGCCTACGGTGTAGTTTGCCGTATCCCTCGCACTTTTATATCCTTCCCCTACCCGCCCGAACGGTGCTGGTCAACCCGCTCATTTCCCAAAATCCGGGGTATTAA
- a CDS encoding SusC/RagA family TonB-linked outer membrane protein, with product MITRVPGLLVALWISFGIWNQAGAQQLTLRLQQASLTTIFSEIEKQAGVQFHYDAQDIPLKRRFDFNSSGPLPVILRDLASLSNLAFLQKGNRILVRKQAQRRVSGRVIDRSEKTPLPGVSVRSSTGRVLAVTDAEGYYTGTVSATDLSQARLEFRMVGMKPILSPPLGSSATLDVEMEPESRQMNELVITNAYTNGTPKEEVIGSISQINAKELQPYRPIESFDKMLEGLAAGVYVEPTTQLGTPVKINIRGQGTLTPVGGTRTTSTQPLFVIDGIPIMEQERGDAAQIFSGETLINPIAGINPQDIASISILKDASATAIYGANAANGVIIITTKAGSAGRTAAHVSVSRGVSTFINRMKLLSGPEYFTLKREALLNSGFTESQAADQAGSSTIDTDWLGLTTRNASYTAINADVSGGKEGTTYRFSTGYRYQQASALKNDLQQLNLSLKVNSILNRKLKLGVTLSPTIIKKSGLDNFKNNAYLPPNLSPYDAEGNFTTLLGVPNPLAVLAQNEAFTDALAFNGNANLHYAVTPNLTISGTIGTNFSQSKDVSYDSAKNATGSTKGGQLQIFDRQTLGWLGYLQGTYAKTFQQNHSVQVIAGLEAQDQRTVLLAGSGTNFTYDRIREISQATRQSASSSKQENATVSYYAQATYDFKKKYLLTSSIRADQSSMFGSDFNLALNSAVGLSWIISKEPFLQNHPAFTFLKLRTSYGSTGNSRIGSYAARGLYNFSYGNYNGYVAAVPETSSAPNPNLSWEKNLKLNLGLDLTLFDRLSITAEYYQNTIHDLISNVEVPLETGYGSISYNTAKMRNQGFDLTLQTHFIQSKHFKWRSTLTTGFNRNRILQYNQGFTSVYSDPASTTSEANAAIREGYSTTAIWGIRWAGVNPETGNEQFYAPDGSVVDRTTIRTYPRSSYFVLGDRLPKAQGGWVNDLSYKQFSLTLNILYNLGENRMEPTQFIGDGRNLRHSNMSVNLLDRWQKPGDVAPVSKLLIEKGLVTNSSRYLQDLTHLKLSNVTLHYSLASALSKRLRMQGVSAFLNITNVAYWYKDKSPAGRNGVRETRFAFPEARTLSLGLNLSL from the coding sequence ATGATTACACGGGTACCTGGGCTGCTTGTAGCCCTTTGGATTAGTTTTGGCATATGGAATCAGGCGGGAGCCCAGCAGCTTACCCTACGACTCCAGCAAGCCAGCCTGACTACTATTTTTTCAGAAATCGAAAAACAGGCGGGCGTTCAGTTTCACTACGACGCCCAGGACATTCCACTCAAACGCCGATTTGATTTCAACAGCTCGGGCCCGTTACCGGTTATTTTACGGGACCTCGCCAGCCTCAGCAATTTGGCTTTTCTGCAAAAGGGCAACCGCATTCTGGTACGTAAGCAAGCTCAGCGACGCGTAAGCGGCCGCGTCATAGATCGTTCTGAAAAAACGCCCTTACCGGGGGTTTCGGTACGTTCGTCTACGGGACGGGTGTTGGCCGTTACGGATGCAGAAGGTTACTACACGGGTACGGTTTCGGCAACAGACCTAAGCCAGGCCCGGCTGGAGTTTCGGATGGTGGGCATGAAGCCGATCCTTTCTCCGCCCCTGGGCTCATCGGCCACGCTGGATGTGGAAATGGAGCCGGAATCCCGACAAATGAATGAGTTGGTCATCACCAATGCTTATACCAACGGGACACCCAAAGAGGAAGTAATCGGTAGTATTTCGCAGATCAACGCGAAAGAATTGCAGCCGTACCGGCCCATTGAGAGCTTCGATAAAATGCTGGAAGGACTCGCCGCTGGCGTGTACGTGGAGCCGACAACGCAACTGGGTACTCCCGTGAAAATTAACATTCGCGGTCAGGGTACGCTTACACCCGTTGGTGGTACGCGAACGACCTCTACGCAACCGCTCTTTGTCATCGATGGTATCCCCATCATGGAGCAGGAACGCGGCGATGCCGCTCAAATCTTCTCCGGTGAAACGCTGATTAACCCCATCGCGGGCATTAACCCGCAGGATATTGCTTCCATTTCCATTCTCAAGGATGCTTCGGCGACGGCTATTTACGGAGCTAATGCGGCCAACGGAGTCATCATCATTACCACCAAGGCGGGCTCGGCGGGCCGGACAGCGGCCCACGTCTCCGTCTCCCGGGGCGTGTCAACGTTCATCAACCGCATGAAGCTGTTGAGTGGTCCGGAATATTTCACGCTCAAACGGGAAGCCTTGCTCAACAGTGGTTTCACGGAATCGCAGGCCGCCGACCAGGCCGGTAGCTCTACGATTGATACCGACTGGCTGGGCCTTACCACTCGGAATGCTTCCTACACGGCGATCAATGCGGATGTATCGGGAGGTAAGGAAGGCACCACCTACCGCTTTTCAACGGGCTATCGTTACCAGCAGGCCAGTGCACTGAAGAATGATTTGCAACAGCTCAATTTGAGTTTGAAAGTAAATAGTATCCTGAATCGGAAACTTAAACTCGGGGTAACATTATCGCCGACGATTATCAAAAAGAGCGGACTCGATAACTTTAAAAACAACGCGTACCTACCCCCTAATCTATCGCCTTACGATGCGGAAGGGAACTTTACGACCTTACTGGGCGTACCCAATCCGTTAGCCGTACTAGCTCAAAACGAAGCGTTTACTGATGCTCTGGCTTTTAATGGCAATGCCAACCTGCACTACGCGGTTACCCCGAACCTTACGATTTCGGGAACCATCGGGACTAACTTTTCGCAGAGTAAGGATGTAAGCTACGATTCAGCCAAAAACGCGACGGGCAGTACCAAAGGCGGACAGTTGCAGATTTTCGACCGGCAGACCCTGGGCTGGCTGGGCTATCTGCAGGGTACGTATGCCAAAACCTTCCAACAGAACCATTCCGTGCAGGTGATTGCGGGGCTGGAGGCTCAGGACCAGCGAACCGTGTTACTAGCCGGATCGGGCACGAACTTTACCTACGATCGCATTCGGGAAATCAGTCAGGCTACCCGCCAGTCCGCTTCTTCTTCCAAACAGGAAAACGCAACTGTTTCGTATTACGCTCAGGCTACGTACGATTTTAAGAAAAAGTACCTGCTTACCAGCAGTATCCGGGCCGATCAGTCGTCCATGTTTGGCAGTGATTTCAACCTGGCCCTTAATTCCGCCGTCGGCCTAAGCTGGATTATCAGCAAAGAGCCGTTTTTACAAAATCATCCGGCGTTTACCTTTCTGAAACTTCGAACCAGCTACGGCTCAACGGGCAATTCCCGCATTGGCTCGTATGCCGCCCGGGGTCTGTACAATTTCAGTTACGGCAACTATAACGGCTACGTAGCCGCTGTACCGGAAACTTCTTCCGCTCCCAACCCCAATTTAAGCTGGGAAAAAAACCTGAAACTCAACCTGGGACTGGATCTTACGCTGTTTGACCGCCTTTCAATTACAGCGGAATATTATCAGAATACGATCCACGACCTGATTTCCAACGTAGAAGTTCCGCTGGAAACGGGTTATGGTAGCATTTCCTACAATACCGCTAAGATGCGTAATCAGGGCTTTGATCTCACGCTGCAAACGCACTTCATTCAGAGCAAGCACTTTAAATGGCGTTCGACGCTGACGACGGGTTTTAACCGCAACCGGATTTTGCAGTACAATCAGGGTTTTACTTCCGTATATAGCGACCCGGCCTCTACTACGAGCGAAGCCAACGCCGCCATTCGGGAAGGCTACAGTACCACGGCGATCTGGGGGATCCGCTGGGCGGGCGTGAACCCGGAGACGGGTAATGAGCAATTCTATGCCCCCGATGGCTCTGTCGTGGACCGAACCACCATTCGCACCTATCCCCGTTCGAGTTACTTCGTGCTGGGCGATCGCCTGCCCAAAGCTCAGGGGGGCTGGGTGAACGATTTGAGCTACAAGCAATTTTCTCTGACGCTCAATATCCTGTATAACCTGGGCGAAAATCGGATGGAGCCTACGCAATTTATAGGTGATGGAAGGAATCTACGGCATTCCAACATGAGTGTCAATCTGCTGGATCGCTGGCAGAAACCCGGGGATGTAGCACCCGTCTCGAAGTTGTTGATTGAAAAAGGATTGGTAACCAACTCCTCCCGGTACCTACAGGATCTGACGCACCTGAAGCTTTCCAACGTTACGCTCCATTACAGTCTGGCTTCCGCCTTGAGCAAACGACTTCGGATGCAGGGTGTCTCCGCCTTCCTCAATATCACCAACGTTGCGTACTGGTACAAAGACAAAAGTCCCGCGGGACGTAATGGCGTACGAGAAACCCGCTTTGCCTTTCCCGAAGCCCGTACGCTCAGTCTAGGTCTAAATCTTAGTTTGTAA
- a CDS encoding FecR family protein, whose amino-acid sequence MDHYQAEDFAADESFLAYYLKSDPEAVAFWEHWIRTHPEKLDEVVAAESLLDLLTVRLPSLELEQEKDRLQAYIDEAPVIGLPKRKPWLIAASILLVLSLGAGFWYANRTPRTEAPVEEWVHYSTPNGKKTKLTLSDGSTVILNAASTIHYPKAFVSDIREIRLEGEAYFSIHHDAQKPFLVRTDGLTTRVLGTEFNVSAYPEKAEISVALLKGKVQLEDTLHQQLQLVPGQQAVYQRTRHELRKNSFDSLAVSGWKDGYLVFKNADFKTIAEALERIYGYQLILQHPTQPWQYTGTFHREDVRQVLETICFSKHLTYSIHQRTIYLRAEQ is encoded by the coding sequence ATGGATCATTACCAGGCCGAAGACTTTGCCGCCGACGAATCCTTTCTGGCTTACTATTTGAAAAGCGACCCGGAGGCCGTTGCCTTCTGGGAGCATTGGATACGCACGCACCCGGAAAAGCTCGATGAAGTCGTAGCCGCCGAAAGCCTGCTTGATCTACTGACCGTACGACTTCCTTCTCTGGAACTTGAACAGGAAAAAGATCGCTTACAAGCCTACATCGATGAAGCTCCCGTGATAGGGCTGCCCAAACGAAAACCCTGGCTCATCGCTGCTTCGATTTTGCTGGTATTGAGTCTAGGAGCGGGTTTTTGGTACGCAAACCGTACACCCCGTACGGAAGCACCGGTTGAGGAATGGGTTCATTATTCAACCCCAAATGGCAAGAAGACCAAACTTACACTATCGGACGGCAGTACGGTGATTCTGAACGCCGCCAGTACCATTCATTACCCTAAGGCTTTTGTTTCAGACATCCGCGAAATTCGACTTGAGGGAGAAGCCTACTTTTCCATCCACCATGATGCCCAGAAACCCTTTCTGGTACGTACCGACGGCTTAACAACCCGGGTACTCGGAACTGAATTTAATGTGTCAGCCTATCCGGAAAAGGCGGAGATTTCTGTGGCTTTACTCAAAGGGAAAGTACAACTAGAAGATACGCTTCATCAACAGCTTCAACTTGTACCGGGTCAGCAGGCCGTGTATCAGCGGACCCGACATGAGCTCAGAAAAAACAGCTTCGATTCTCTGGCCGTCAGCGGCTGGAAGGACGGCTACCTGGTTTTCAAAAATGCTGATTTCAAAACCATTGCAGAAGCCTTGGAGCGAATCTACGGCTACCAACTGATTCTCCAACACCCCACCCAACCCTGGCAGTATACGGGCACCTTCCATCGGGAAGACGTTCGCCAGGTCCTTGAAACTATTTGCTTCTCTAAACACCTGACTTATAGCATCCATCAGCGTACGATTTATTTAAGAGCGGAGCAATGA